Below is a genomic region from Dechloromonas denitrificans.
GCGCTCAACGCAGCCATCGAAGCCGCACGCGCCGGGGAAAGCGGACGCGGCTTTGCCGTCGTGGCGGATGAAGTACGCAAACTCGCCGAGCGGACAAGCAAATCAACCAGCGAAATTGCCCAGATGATCCAGGACATCCAGGCCGAAACCGGCTCAGTCAGCCAGAGCATGAGTCACGGCCTGACCGAGGTTGCCGACGGTGTCGAACTGGCCAACCAGGCAGGCGGCGCAATCCGTCAAATGCGGGTCGATGCGGCACGGGTCGTTGAAGTGATCCACGAACTATCGGAAACAGTCGCCCGCTAATACGCGACGCAGCAAAACAGGTCCGCTTCCTGTCGGCAACCGGATGATGGAGTAGACTTTGGGATTGGTAATTGCAATACCGATCGTCGGTTACCTCGAATGAATTTCCTGAACATTCTCCTTGCAGTTCCGAAGAGCGACTGACAAATGCTGAGCAACCTGATCAATAACATTGCCTTCCTGATTGCGCTGGCAGCCGCAGGCCAGCTAGTCGTTACACGATTTCACCAATCCCCTCTGAAATATTCTCTGGCGCTCGGGGTTCTGTTTGGCAGCGTGACCTTGCTGGGCATGGCGAATCCGGTGAACTTCGCACCCGGCGTATTTTTTGACGGGCGGTCGATTGTGCTGACGGTCGCCGGCGTGATCGGCGGAGGCCTGGCTGCGGCCATCGCCGCTGGCATGGCCGCCATCTATCGCTATCAACTGGGCGGTATCGGCGCACCTGTGGGCATCATGGTCATCCTGTTCTCGGCCTTTTTGGGGGTGCTGGCGCGGCGGTGGTGGCAGCGGCGCAGCGCCCCGCCGCATTACGGGCACTATCTGGCGCTCGGCGTAGTAGTGCAATTGATGCAGTTGGCCGCCTTCACGCAAGTACCTGATCGGGCCGGGTATGCTTTCATCGAGCAGGCCTGGTGGATCCTCCTGTTGTTCTACCCCCTCGCGACCGCCCTGCTGAGCCTGATCTTTCGCAACTACGAACAGCAATTTGAAGAGCGGGCGGCATTGCAGGCTGCACAGAAGGCGGTCATGGCAGAAGAGCAAGCCAGCATGGAACGCTTTCATGCTTACTTTGATCACTCCATCGTCGGCCTTGCCATTACCAGCCAGGAGAAGGGCTGGATCGAGGTGAATGACGCTCTTTGTCTGACGCTGGGGTACACAACGGACGAATTGACCCGCATGACCTGGACGGATCTCACCTATCCGGAAGATCTCGCACCTGACCTGGCGCAGTTCAACCAGATGCTGGCCGGCGAAATCAATAGCTATGCGATGGACAAGCGCTTCATCCACAAGGACGGTCATCTGGTCTATACGCGCCTGGCGGTGAGTCAAGTTCGCAAGCCGGATGGCAGTCTGGATTATGTGGTCGCAATGGTGGAGGACATTTCGGACCGCAAGCGTTCGGAACTGGCTCTGGAGAGCAGCGAAAAACAACTGCGCTTCGTGTTGGAAGGGGCGGAGCTCGGTTTTTGGGACTGGGACATTGCTGCAGGCAAAGTGGACCGGAACGAACGTTGGGCGATGATGCTGGGATACACACACAGCGAAATCCAGTACACGGTGATGCAGTGGACCGACTTCATTCACCCGGAGGATCAGGAACGTGCGTGGGACTCCATCAAAGCGGTGATTGAAGGGCGCTCCGAGATGCATCGGCTTGAGTACCGGATGCTCCACAAGGATGGCAGCATTCGGTGGATTCTTGACCAGGCCAGCGTGATGCAGCGCGATGTAGATGGCAAGCCGCTGCGCATGTGCGGAACCCATACCGACATTACCGCACGCAAGCAGGACGAGCTCGAACTGCTGCAGCATCGCCATCACCTTCAGAAACTCGTTGAAGCACAAACCCGGGAGCTACGCGTCGCCAAAGAAGCCGCCGAAACTGCCAACGTCGCCAAGAGCTCCTTCCTGGCCAACATGTCACACGAGATCCGCACC
It encodes:
- a CDS encoding PAS domain S-box protein translates to MLSNLINNIAFLIALAAAGQLVVTRFHQSPLKYSLALGVLFGSVTLLGMANPVNFAPGVFFDGRSIVLTVAGVIGGGLAAAIAAGMAAIYRYQLGGIGAPVGIMVILFSAFLGVLARRWWQRRSAPPHYGHYLALGVVVQLMQLAAFTQVPDRAGYAFIEQAWWILLLFYPLATALLSLIFRNYEQQFEERAALQAAQKAVMAEEQASMERFHAYFDHSIVGLAITSQEKGWIEVNDALCLTLGYTTDELTRMTWTDLTYPEDLAPDLAQFNQMLAGEINSYAMDKRFIHKDGHLVYTRLAVSQVRKPDGSLDYVVAMVEDISDRKRSELALESSEKQLRFVLEGAELGFWDWDIAAGKVDRNERWAMMLGYTHSEIQYTVMQWTDFIHPEDQERAWDSIKAVIEGRSEMHRLEYRMLHKDGSIRWILDQASVMQRDVDGKPLRMCGTHTDITARKQDELELLQHRHHLQKLVEAQTRELRVAKEAAETANVAKSSFLANMSHEIRTPLNAITGMAYILRRNGLTAEQTDKLDKIENAGSHLLRIINDVLDLSKIEAGKFALEDSTVHIEALLANVASMLGQKARDKGLRFNIETTALPHRLRGDSTRLQQALLNYAANAIKFTEQGHITLRVTQDAETDDTATIRFVVEDTGIGIAPEALPKLFTAFEQADNSTTRQYGGTGLGLAITRKIAEVMGGGAGVTSVPGQGSTFWFTAVLQKAQETAAQGAREGTEAAEQIILRDHAGKRILLVEDETINQEIAQMLLENVGLAVDLAGNGQQAVEKARSGSYAVILMDMQMPVLDGLDATRQIRQLPDHQATPVLAMTANAFAEDKDRCFVAGMDDFLSKPVNPGILYATLLKWLEHQRD